Proteins encoded by one window of Chondromyces crocatus:
- a CDS encoding ABC transporter ATP-binding protein gives MLFKRKAPPPPTGAQDGGKGPPEGRAMPPGWLDGDHLFVDDVKKSFGSTHVLHGITMHLRRKETAVIIGGSGAGKTTLLRILIGLERVSSGHIWVDGEDMGALDDYEMNRMRQKFGMVFQYAALLDSLTVFDNVAFPLREHRKHMSRNDMRDKVVGMLNMLGLENKEERTPSELSGGQRKRVGLARALMLEPDILIYDEPTSGLDPLTSRMVDDLIEETRDRFGITSVVISHDMASTFRIAHQAFLVVQGRVIASGTPDELAHGDNEEAKAFIAASGVATDRVRRVGETNDHEGAAVTHQDRSASK, from the coding sequence ATGTTGTTCAAACGGAAGGCCCCTCCCCCTCCGACAGGGGCCCAGGACGGCGGAAAGGGGCCCCCTGAAGGCCGCGCCATGCCCCCCGGCTGGCTCGACGGCGACCACCTCTTCGTCGACGACGTCAAGAAATCGTTCGGGTCGACCCACGTCCTCCACGGCATCACCATGCACCTCCGCCGCAAGGAGACCGCGGTCATCATCGGCGGCTCCGGCGCGGGCAAGACCACGCTCCTGCGCATCCTCATCGGCCTCGAGCGCGTCAGCAGCGGCCACATCTGGGTCGACGGCGAGGACATGGGCGCCCTCGACGACTACGAGATGAACCGCATGCGCCAGAAGTTCGGCATGGTCTTCCAGTATGCCGCGCTCCTCGACTCGCTCACCGTGTTCGACAACGTGGCCTTCCCCCTCCGCGAACACCGCAAGCACATGAGCCGCAACGACATGCGCGACAAGGTCGTCGGCATGCTCAACATGCTCGGCCTCGAGAACAAGGAAGAGCGCACCCCCTCCGAACTCTCCGGCGGCCAGCGCAAGCGCGTCGGCCTCGCGCGCGCCTTGATGCTCGAGCCCGACATCCTCATCTACGACGAGCCCACGAGCGGCCTCGACCCGCTCACCAGCCGCATGGTCGACGACCTCATCGAGGAAACACGCGACCGGTTCGGCATCACCAGCGTGGTCATCTCCCACGACATGGCGAGCACGTTTCGCATCGCCCACCAGGCCTTTCTCGTCGTCCAGGGCCGGGTCATCGCCTCGGGCACACCGGACGAGCTGGCTCACGGCGACAACGAAGAGGCCAAGGCGTTCATCGCCGCCTCGGGCGTGGCGACGGATCGTGTACGGCGAGTCGGTGAGACGAACGATCACGAGGGCGCCGCCGTAACGCATCAGGACCGGAGCGCATCGAAGTAG
- a CDS encoding protein kinase domain-containing protein yields MTAVSQLIGQTVAGRFKITGVIGEGAMAAVYLGEQDSEPREVALKIMRPEMLGDATFVGRFRREAKAASRLDHPNTVKILDYGVDGRLPYIAMERLSGEDLFDLLAREQRLSERRAAQILISICRALEAAHGRGIVHRDLKPENIMIVPSPLAAGAEQVKVLDFGIAKLVETDAAPTNPGDAPPSSVGTVTLTRVGLTVGTPAYMSPEQCRGEAVDGRSDLYTCGILLYLLVTGRLPFPAVGSPWDIAMERLRRPPPAPSTYAPRIHPALEATILTALSMWPSQRHQSARELREELTNTLPDLATEPHSGLASIAVLDADTLPISIRNRQRAMVRSPLSERVEVGERRVEVGERRERSESTPPAAAPWLPKHFVADADGTSITPDRMRVIITASEIDAALDLEDGEPSLRTRLIPQSMAEEALGHLRAAPLRTERSRLAPSPERSRSAPSPERSRAAPPLERTRTTPSAQSTPPPPAPAPSPEPPALERPQLAPVRALPASDPPPRPELQAPLQRAHPTTRPPPPKHVSSTLAARLVVPLALLIGVALGLLAFFLMTR; encoded by the coding sequence ATGACCGCCGTCTCCCAGCTCATCGGTCAGACGGTCGCTGGCCGCTTCAAGATCACCGGCGTCATCGGCGAGGGCGCCATGGCGGCCGTGTACCTCGGCGAGCAGGACAGCGAGCCCCGCGAGGTCGCGCTCAAGATCATGCGCCCCGAGATGCTCGGGGACGCCACCTTCGTCGGCCGGTTCCGCCGCGAGGCCAAGGCCGCGTCCCGCCTGGATCACCCGAACACCGTCAAGATCCTCGATTACGGCGTCGACGGCCGCCTGCCCTACATCGCCATGGAGCGCCTCTCGGGCGAGGACCTCTTCGACCTCCTCGCCCGCGAGCAGCGCCTCTCCGAGCGCCGCGCCGCGCAGATCCTCATCAGCATCTGTCGCGCCCTCGAGGCCGCCCATGGCCGAGGCATCGTCCATCGCGATCTCAAGCCAGAGAACATCATGATCGTCCCGAGCCCGCTGGCCGCCGGTGCGGAACAGGTCAAGGTGCTCGACTTCGGCATCGCCAAGCTCGTCGAGACCGACGCTGCCCCCACGAACCCGGGCGACGCCCCGCCTTCCAGCGTCGGCACCGTGACGCTCACCCGCGTCGGCCTCACCGTGGGCACCCCCGCGTACATGTCCCCCGAGCAATGCCGGGGCGAAGCCGTCGACGGCCGCAGCGATCTCTACACCTGCGGCATCCTGCTCTACCTCCTCGTCACCGGGCGCCTCCCCTTCCCCGCCGTCGGCTCTCCCTGGGACATCGCCATGGAGCGCCTCCGCCGCCCCCCACCCGCGCCGAGCACCTACGCCCCGCGCATCCACCCTGCGCTCGAAGCGACCATCCTGACTGCGCTCTCCATGTGGCCCTCGCAGCGCCACCAGTCCGCGCGCGAGCTTCGCGAAGAGCTCACGAACACCCTGCCCGATCTGGCCACCGAGCCGCACAGCGGCCTGGCCTCCATCGCCGTCCTCGACGCCGACACCCTGCCCATCTCCATCCGCAACCGCCAGCGCGCCATGGTCCGCTCCCCCCTCAGCGAGCGCGTGGAGGTCGGCGAGCGCCGTGTGGAGGTCGGCGAGCGCCGTGAGCGCTCGGAGAGCACCCCCCCCGCGGCCGCGCCGTGGCTCCCGAAGCACTTCGTCGCCGATGCCGACGGGACGTCCATCACCCCCGACCGCATGCGGGTGATCATCACCGCCAGCGAGATCGACGCCGCCCTCGATCTGGAGGACGGCGAACCCTCCCTGCGCACCCGCCTCATCCCGCAGTCGATGGCCGAGGAAGCCCTAGGTCACCTCCGCGCCGCGCCCCTTCGCACCGAGCGTTCCCGCCTCGCCCCTTCCCCCGAGCGCTCTCGTTCGGCCCCTTCCCCCGAGCGCTCCCGCGCGGCGCCTCCCCTCGAACGCACGCGCACGACCCCCTCTGCACAGTCGACTCCCCCTCCTCCTGCGCCCGCGCCTTCCCCCGAGCCTCCCGCCCTCGAGCGTCCTCAGCTCGCTCCCGTGCGCGCGCTCCCCGCCTCCGATCCACCACCACGCCCCGAGCTCCAGGCCCCTCTCCAGCGCGCCCACCCCACGACCCGCCCCCCACCACCGAAGCACGTCTCGAGCACCCTCGCCGCGCGCCTTGTCGTCCCCCTCGCCCTGCTCATCGGCGTCGCCCTCGGCCTCCTCGCGTTCTTCCTGATGACCCGCTGA